One Strigops habroptila isolate Jane chromosome 19, bStrHab1.2.pri, whole genome shotgun sequence genomic window carries:
- the CSF3 gene encoding granulocyte colony-stimulating factor: MPGQELCRAGLLSHTGGDTELVTMCAVTRVLVLLLWAPWQELLGAPLAELSGDQRFHTFLKNNLEFTRKIKGDVAALQRVVCDTFQLCKEEELLLLRQDLDIAQAPLELCHGRSFQADACFSQIREGLRTYHSSLDAVLELLPGHAALVETLQLDAANLSSNIQHQLQMEDLGLATVTYPTEARRPLPAFSSHFHHQVGGFFILANFQRFLETAYRALRHLAHL, from the exons ATGCCGGGGCAGGAGCTGTGCCGGGCCGGGCTGCTCTCACACACAGGAGGAGACACCGAGCTGGTCACCATGTGCGCTGTCACCC GCGTACTGGTGTTGCTGCTGTGGGCGCCGTGGCAGGAGCTGCTCGGGGCGCCGCTGGCCGAGCTCTCGGGGGACCAGAGATTTCACACCTTCCTCAAAAACAACCTGGAATTCACCCGCAAGATCAAGGGGGATGTGGCCGCACTGCAGCGTGTGGTG TGTGACACCTTCCAGCTGTGCaaggaggaagagctgctgctgctgcggcagGACCTGGATATCGCGCAGGCGCCGCTGGAGCTGTGCCACGGCCGCAGCTTCCAGGCG GACGCGTGCTTCAGCCAGATCCGAGAGGGGCTCCGCACATACCACAGCTCCCTTGATGCcgtcctggagctgctgcctggacACGCTGCGCTGGTGGAGACCCTGCAGCTGGATGCTGCCAACCTATCCTCCAACATCCAGCATCAG tTACAGATGGAAGACCTGGGCCTGGCCACGGTGACGTACCCCACGGAGGCCCGGCGTCCCCTCCCCGCCTTCTCCTCCCATTTCCACCACCAGGTCGGCGGCTTCTTCATTCTGGCCAACTTCCAGCGGTTCCTGGAGACGGCGTACCGGGCGCTGCGGCACCTCGCGCACCTCTGA